CGAGTTCGACGTCGTCCTCACCTCGGCGGGCGACAAGAAGATCCAGGTCATCAAGGAGGTGCGCACCCTGACCAACCTGGGCCTCAAGGAGGCCAAGGACCTGGTCGACAGCGCCCCCAAGCCCGTCCTGGAGAAGGTGGCCAAGGAGGAGGCTGAGAAGGCCAAGGCCCAGCTCGAGGGGGCAGGGGCGGCGATCGAGGTCAAGTGAGCGGCGGCCCCAGCCGTCCGCAGGAGGGGCCCCACCCCGGCGGGGCCCTGATCTGACCCCCCAGCTCCTTGACCCGGACGGGGCCCGCGCCCTAGCCTTCCCG
The DNA window shown above is from Acidimicrobiales bacterium and carries:
- the rplL gene encoding 50S ribosomal protein L7/L12, producing the protein MATKEEILDGIANMSVLELSELLKEFEERFGVSAAAPVAAAAPSGPSAAEAAPAEEEKDEFDVVLTSAGDKKIQVIKEVRTLTNLGLKEAKDLVDSAPKPVLEKVAKEEAEKAKAQLEGAGAAIEVK